The Microcebus murinus isolate Inina chromosome 4, M.murinus_Inina_mat1.0, whole genome shotgun sequence genome has a segment encoding these proteins:
- the LOC105861259 gene encoding olfactory receptor 8J3-like, protein MTPENFTRVTEFILTGVSDRPELQIPLFLVFLLIYGLTVSGNLGIITLTSVDPRLQTPMYFFLRHLAIINLGNSTVIAPKMLINFLVKKKTTSYYECATQLGGFLLFIVSEVIMLAVMAYDRYVAICNPLLYMVVVSRKICLLLVSLTYLYGFSTAVVVSSCVFSVSYCSSNVINHFYCDNVPLLALSCSDTYFPQTVVFISTATNLFFSMITVLASYFNIVLSILKIRSSEGRKKAFSTCGSHMMAVTVFYGTLLFMYLQPKTNHSLDTDKMASVFYTLVIPMLNPMIYSLRNKDVKVALKKFIANLCSSCKLI, encoded by the coding sequence ATGACTCCTGAAAATTTCACCCGGGTCACTGAGTTTATTCTCACAGGTGTCTCAGACCGTCCAGAGCTCCAGATTCCTCTCTTCCTGGTCTTCCTACTGATCTATGGGCTGACTGTGTCAGGAAACCTGGGCATCATCACCCTCACCAGTGTTGACCCTCGACTTCAAACCCCCATGTATTTTTTCCTCAGACATTTGGCTATCATCAACCTTGGCAACTCTACCGTCATTGCTCCTAAAATGCTGATCaattttttagtaaagaaaaaaactaccTCATACTATGAATGTGCCACCCAACTGGGAGGTTTCCTGCTTTTCATTGTATCAGAGGTGATCATGCTAGCtgtgatggcctatgaccgctatgtggccatctgcaatCCCCTGCTCTACATGGTGGTGGTATCTCGCAAGATCTGCCTTCTGCTGGTGTCCCTCACATACCTCTATGGCTTTTCTACAGCTGTTGTGGTTTCATCTTGTGTATTCTCCGTGTCTTATTGCTCTTCCAATGTAATCAATCATTTCTACTGTGATAATGTGCCTTTGTTAGCATTGTCCTGCTCTGATACTTACTTTCCACAAACCGTAGTCTTTATATCTACAGCTACAAACTTGTTTTTTTCCATGATTACAGTTCTAGCGTCTTATTTCAACATAGTTTTGTCCATTCTAAAGATCCGTTcatcagaaggaaggaaaaaagcctTTTCCACCTGTGGTTCACATATGATGGCTGTCACAGTTTTCTATGGGACACTGTTATTCATGTATTTACAACCTAAAACCAACCACTCCTTAGATACTGATAAAATGGCTTCTGTGTTTTACACACTGGTGATCCCTATGCTGAATCCCATGATCTACAGCCTGCGGAATAAGGATGTGAAAGTGGCCTTAAAGAAATTCATAGCAAATCTATGTTCTTCCTGTAAGTTAATATAA